In the Agromyces flavus genome, GCTGGCGTCCGGCACGCCGGGTATCTCGGCGTCCTCGGTGGGCGGCGGCTGGATGTCGTAGGACGACATGTCGGCGGGCGGCTCGTCGCGGTCCGCGCCCTCCGCCGGCTGGTCCGGATGGTGCCGCTGCTCGGGAGCGTCGGATCCGCTCGCGCCCTCGGCCGGGTCCTGCGCGTGCTCGTCGCCGCGGGGCGTGTTGATGTCGCTCATCGTCGTGCGCTCCTTCCGGCGCGGTCGCGCCATGGCCGACAGTCTGCGTCGCCGCGGCGCGGCACGGCAGGGGCTTGCCCGGGCGGCGACGGTCGGTTACGCCGCGGACCCGCTGTGGTCAGACCACATCTGCTACTGTGGTCTGACCACAGGCCACGCGACGGAGGGAGCGGCATGGGCGACGAGGCATCCGCCCGCTCGATCGAGCCGCGCGCGTGGGAGGCCGTGCTCGAGCACATCGAGCGCCGGCTCCTCGACGGCGAGCTCGGGCCCGGCGACCGACTGCCGGGTGAGCGCGCCCTCGCGTCCGAACTCGGCGTCGGGCGGTCCAGCGTTCGTGAGGCGCTCCGCGTGCTCGAGGTGCTCGGGCTCATCCGCACCCACACCGGATCCGGGCCGACCGCGGGCGCGATGATCATCGCCACGCCCGGCGGCGGCATGAGCGCGCTCATGCGACTGCAGGTCGCGGTGCGCGGGTTCCCGGTCGACGACATCGTCGCGACCCGCCTCGCGCTCGAGGCGCACGTCGTGAGCGACCTCGCCGAGGCATCCGGAGCCGACCTCGCCGCCGCCGACCGCCTGCTCGACGCGATGGACGAGCCCGACCTCGACCCGGCCGAGTTCCTCGCGCTCGACGCCGCGTTCCACCTCGCCCTCGCCGAGGCGTCGGGCAACCAGGTCGTCACCGCCACCATGGCGGGACTCCGCAGCGGCATCGAGGGCTACGCGCTCGGCGGCAGCCGTCGCCTCGGCGACTGGCAGACCACCGCGACCCGACTCCGCGCCGAGCATCGCGGGGTCGTCGACGCGATCCGAGCAGCGGATGCCGCGACCGCCCGGCGACGCATCCACGACCACATCTCGCGCTACTACGCCGAGATCTCACCCGACCACGGCGCCGCACGCGCCACGAGCACCCCCTAGGAAGAGAGCCGAACCATGGTCCAGCGCCAGTTGCCGAACCCGCGCGAGCTCGCCGAACTCATGCGGTTCAAGAAGCCGACCCTGAACCCGACCGACCGCCGTCTCGAGAAGGCGCTCACGATCGCCGACCTGCGCGACATCGCCAAGCGCCGCACGCCCAAGGCGCCGTTCGATTACACCGAGGGAGCCGCCGAGGGCGAGCTCTCGCTGACCCGCGCTCGGCAGGCCTTCCAGGACGTCGAGTTCCACCCGTCGATCCTGCGGAACGTGCCCGTCGTCGACACGAGCCGCGAGGTGCTCGGCGGGCCGAGCGCGCTCCCGTTCGGCATCGCGCCGACGGGCTTCACGCGCCTCATGCAGACCGAGGGCGAGGAGGCCGGCGCAGGTGCGGCCGGCGCGGCGGGCATCCCGTTCACGCTGTCGACGCTCGGCACGACCTCGATCGAGGGCGTGAAGGCCGCGAATCCGAACGGTCGCAACTGGTTCCAGCTCTACGTCATGCGCGACCGCGAGATCTCCTACGAGCTCGCTCGTCGTGCGGCCGGCGCCGGATTCGACACGCTGTTCTTCACGGTGGACACCCCGGTCGCGGGCGCCCGCCTGCGCGACAAGCGCAACGGCTTCTCGATCCCGCCGCAGCTCACGCCCGGTACCGTGATCAACGCGATCCCCCGCCCGGCGTGGTGGATCAACTTCCTCACGACCCCGAAGCTCGAGTTCGCGTCGCTCTCCTCGACCGGCGGCACGGTCGGCGAGCTGCTCGACGCCGCGATGGACCCGACGATCTCGTTCGCCGACCTCGACGTGATCCGCGAGATCTGGCCGGGCAAGATCGTCGTGAAGGGCGTGCAGACCGTCGAGGACGCCAGGCTCCTCGCCGACACGGGCGTCGACGGCGTCGTGCTCTCCAACCACGGCGGCCGCCAGCTCGACCGCGCGCCGATCCCGTTCCACCTGCTGCCCGATGTGGTCCGCGAGGTCGGCGGCGACATGGAGGTGCACCTCGACACCGGCATCATGAACGGCGCCGACATCGTCGCCTCGATCGCGCTCGGTGCACGCTTCACGCTCATCGGCCGCGCGTACCTCTACGGCCTCATGGCCGGCGGTCGCCGCGGTGTCGACCGCACGATCGCGATCCTCCGCGCCGAGATCGAGCGCACCATGAAGCTGCTCGAGGTCGCGACGCTCGACGAGCTGTCTCCGAAGCACGTGACGCAGCTCACGCGCCTGCAGCCGATCTCCCGCCCCGTCGCCGACGCCGCCGAGGCCGTCGCCGCGCGGCTGCCCGTGCAGCTGTGAGCGCACCGACGCGGCGATTCGCCCTCGGGTCCTACACGCCCGACGGGCCGGGCCCGAGCCTGCACCTCGCGGAGCGCTCGGAGTCCGGCGAGTGGCGGATCGTCGCGTCGGCCACCGCCTCAAACCCGTCGTTCGTCGCGAGATCGGGCGACCTGCTCTTCGCGGTCGGCGAGGACGCGTCCGGCTCTGTCGCGAGCTTCCGCATCGACGAGGGCGGGGCGGATGGCGCGCACGCCGCGCTCGAACCGGTCGACTCCGTCGAGCACGGCGAGGCGCACCCGT is a window encoding:
- a CDS encoding alpha-hydroxy acid oxidase, which codes for MVQRQLPNPRELAELMRFKKPTLNPTDRRLEKALTIADLRDIAKRRTPKAPFDYTEGAAEGELSLTRARQAFQDVEFHPSILRNVPVVDTSREVLGGPSALPFGIAPTGFTRLMQTEGEEAGAGAAGAAGIPFTLSTLGTTSIEGVKAANPNGRNWFQLYVMRDREISYELARRAAGAGFDTLFFTVDTPVAGARLRDKRNGFSIPPQLTPGTVINAIPRPAWWINFLTTPKLEFASLSSTGGTVGELLDAAMDPTISFADLDVIREIWPGKIVVKGVQTVEDARLLADTGVDGVVLSNHGGRQLDRAPIPFHLLPDVVREVGGDMEVHLDTGIMNGADIVASIALGARFTLIGRAYLYGLMAGGRRGVDRTIAILRAEIERTMKLLEVATLDELSPKHVTQLTRLQPISRPVADAAEAVAARLPVQL
- a CDS encoding FadR/GntR family transcriptional regulator; this translates as MGDEASARSIEPRAWEAVLEHIERRLLDGELGPGDRLPGERALASELGVGRSSVREALRVLEVLGLIRTHTGSGPTAGAMIIATPGGGMSALMRLQVAVRGFPVDDIVATRLALEAHVVSDLAEASGADLAAADRLLDAMDEPDLDPAEFLALDAAFHLALAEASGNQVVTATMAGLRSGIEGYALGGSRRLGDWQTTATRLRAEHRGVVDAIRAADAATARRRIHDHISRYYAEISPDHGAARATSTP